The following are encoded together in the Pectobacterium punjabense genome:
- the slmA gene encoding nucleoid occlusion factor SlmA: MAEKENTKRNRREEILQALAQMLESSDGSQRITTAKLAANVGVSEAALYRHFPSKTRMFDSLIEFIEDSLTTRINLILQDEKETFNRLRLILLLILGFAERNPGLTRIMTGHALMFEQDRLQGRINQLFERIESQLRQVLREHKLRDGKGFQHDETLLASQLLAFCEGMLSRFIRSEFRYRPTQEFDTRWPLLAAQLN; the protein is encoded by the coding sequence ATGGCAGAAAAAGAAAATACGAAAAGGAATCGCCGCGAGGAAATTTTGCAGGCGCTGGCGCAGATGCTGGAATCCAGCGACGGTAGCCAACGCATCACCACGGCAAAACTAGCTGCGAACGTCGGCGTGTCCGAAGCAGCGCTCTACCGGCATTTTCCCAGTAAAACGCGGATGTTTGATAGCCTGATTGAATTCATTGAGGATAGCCTGACCACCCGTATTAACCTGATTCTGCAAGACGAAAAGGAAACGTTTAATCGTCTTCGTCTGATTTTGCTGCTGATTTTAGGGTTTGCAGAACGGAATCCTGGTCTGACTCGCATCATGACGGGTCATGCGCTGATGTTTGAACAAGATCGCTTACAGGGGCGAATTAACCAACTGTTTGAGCGTATTGAATCGCAATTGCGTCAGGTATTGCGCGAGCATAAGCTACGTGATGGCAAAGGTTTCCAGCATGACGAAACGCTGCTGGCTAGCCAACTGTTAGCGTTTTGCGAAGGGATGTTGTCGCGCTTTATTCGCTCTGAGTTCCGCTATCGTCCGACGCAGGAATTCGATACCCGCTGGCCGCTGCTGGCTGCGCAACTCAACTAA
- the pyrE gene encoding orotate phosphoribosyltransferase, whose translation MKAYQRQFIEFALSKQVLKFGEFTLKSGRISPYFFNAGLFNTGRDLALLGRFYAEALVDSGVEFDLLFGPAYKGIPIATTAAVALAEHHDRDLPYCFNRKEAKDHGEGGSLVGSPLQGRVMLVDDVITAGTAIRESMEIIGAHGATLAGVMIALDRQERGRADLSAIQEVERDYQCKVISIITLTDLIAYLAEKPEMAAHLDAVKDYREQYGI comes from the coding sequence ATGAAAGCCTACCAGCGCCAGTTTATTGAGTTTGCACTCAGCAAGCAGGTATTGAAGTTCGGCGAGTTTACGCTGAAATCCGGGCGTATCAGTCCCTATTTCTTTAACGCCGGGCTGTTTAATACCGGGCGCGATTTGGCCTTACTGGGGCGTTTTTATGCCGAAGCTTTGGTTGATTCTGGTGTGGAGTTCGATCTGCTGTTCGGGCCAGCTTACAAAGGTATTCCTATTGCCACCACCGCAGCGGTAGCGCTGGCAGAACACCACGATCGTGACCTGCCTTACTGCTTTAATCGCAAAGAAGCTAAAGACCATGGTGAGGGCGGCAGTCTGGTCGGCAGCCCATTGCAGGGTCGCGTGATGCTGGTGGATGATGTGATCACGGCGGGTACGGCGATTCGCGAGTCGATGGAGATCATCGGTGCGCACGGCGCGACGCTGGCGGGTGTGATGATTGCGTTGGATCGTCAGGAACGCGGTCGTGCTGATTTGTCTGCGATTCAGGAAGTTGAACGTGATTATCAGTGCAAGGTGATTTCGATTATTACGCTGACGGATTTGATCGCTTATCTGGCAGAAAAACCAGAAATGGCGGCGCATCTGGATGCGGTGAAAGACTATCGTGAGCAGTACGGGATTTAA
- the rph gene encoding ribonuclease PH produces MRPTGRSAQQVRPLTFTRHYTKHAEGSVLVEFGDTKVLCNATVEEGVPRFLKGQGQGWVTAEYGMLPRATHSRNAREAAKGKQGGRTLEIQRLIARSLRAAIDLKVLGEYTITLDCDVLQADGGTRTASITGACVALADALNQMVASGKLKKNPMRGMVAAVSVGIVNGEALCDLEYVEDSAAETDMNVVMTEDGRMVEVQGTAEGEPFSHEELLTLLALARGGIDTIVQAQKAALAD; encoded by the coding sequence ATGCGCCCAACAGGCCGAAGTGCACAGCAAGTACGCCCCCTTACATTCACCCGTCATTACACGAAGCACGCCGAAGGTTCCGTTTTGGTCGAGTTTGGCGACACCAAAGTGTTATGCAATGCCACGGTAGAAGAGGGTGTTCCGCGCTTTCTAAAAGGCCAGGGGCAAGGATGGGTCACTGCCGAATACGGTATGTTGCCGCGTGCGACGCACAGCCGTAACGCGCGTGAAGCGGCTAAAGGCAAGCAGGGCGGGCGGACGCTAGAGATTCAGCGCCTGATCGCACGTTCCCTACGCGCGGCTATCGACCTGAAAGTGCTCGGCGAATACACCATTACGCTCGACTGCGATGTCTTGCAGGCAGACGGCGGCACGCGTACCGCGTCCATCACCGGAGCCTGCGTAGCGCTGGCAGATGCGTTAAATCAGATGGTTGCCAGCGGTAAGCTGAAAAAGAACCCGATGAGAGGCATGGTCGCAGCGGTTTCCGTCGGCATCGTGAACGGCGAAGCGCTGTGCGATTTGGAATACGTGGAAGATTCTGCTGCTGAAACCGACATGAATGTGGTCATGACTGAAGATGGCCGTATGGTTGAAGTGCAGGGGACGGCCGAAGGCGAGCCGTTCAGCCACGAAGAATTGCTTACCTTGCTGGCGCTCGCCCGAGGGGGAATCGATACCATCGTTCAGGCGCAGAAAGCTGCCTTAGCTGATTGA
- the ycjG gene encoding L-Ala-D/L-Glu epimerase: MRHMHIETVNLPLARPITADNGTRHVVTVIRVSLEEKGFIGQGECTPAAYYGESADSVCHQLSAIREAVENGLTIEQLQQNLSAGAARNALDCALWRLNTALKKQTLWQHLDIRPPASVVCAQTLALDSVEKMAAAASNAISHGALLLKIKLDRELILERVAAIRAAAPNARLIIDARASWSGLDLHSLSKALLPYQVAMIEQPLPVGKDEDLQRFAHPIPICADESCRDSGDIIGLRRRYDMINIKLDKCGGLTEALAMVREARFHGLRIMVGCMLGSSMAMEAALPIAADAEHVDLDGPIWLAADSSPYLTYNLGRIWL; this comes from the coding sequence ATGCGGCATATGCACATTGAAACCGTCAATCTGCCACTGGCCCGCCCCATCACGGCCGATAACGGCACGCGTCATGTGGTCACCGTTATCCGCGTCTCGCTGGAAGAAAAAGGATTTATTGGCCAAGGCGAATGCACGCCTGCCGCCTATTATGGCGAGTCTGCCGACAGCGTATGCCACCAACTTTCTGCGATCCGTGAGGCGGTAGAAAACGGCCTCACCATTGAACAACTTCAACAGAATTTATCGGCAGGCGCGGCCAGAAATGCGCTGGACTGCGCGCTGTGGCGGCTCAACACCGCATTGAAAAAACAGACGCTGTGGCAACACCTCGATATTCGTCCGCCAGCATCCGTAGTTTGCGCGCAAACGTTGGCGCTCGACAGCGTGGAAAAAATGGCCGCTGCTGCCTCAAATGCCATTTCTCATGGCGCACTGCTACTGAAAATCAAGCTGGATCGTGAACTGATTCTGGAGCGGGTTGCCGCCATTCGTGCCGCCGCGCCCAATGCCAGATTGATTATCGACGCGAGAGCAAGCTGGAGCGGACTGGATTTACACAGCCTATCCAAAGCTCTGCTGCCTTATCAGGTTGCGATGATCGAACAACCGCTTCCCGTCGGTAAGGACGAGGATTTACAGCGCTTTGCCCATCCGATTCCCATCTGCGCAGATGAAAGCTGCCGCGACAGCGGTGACATCATCGGGCTGCGCCGTCGTTATGACATGATCAACATCAAGCTGGACAAGTGTGGCGGACTGACCGAGGCGCTGGCAATGGTACGTGAGGCGAGATTCCACGGCCTGCGCATTATGGTCGGCTGCATGCTGGGTTCATCAATGGCAATGGAAGCCGCTTTGCCGATCGCGGCAGATGCCGAACATGTCGATCTTGATGGCCCTATCTGGCTGGCAGCCGACAGCTCGCCTTATCTGACCTATAACCTTGGCCGAATCTGGCTATGA
- a CDS encoding ABC transporter ATP-binding protein, whose protein sequence is MTDIMHAGAATAPGNAPRPVLEIDDLNVSFSGRSGTHQALKGISFTVNKGEVVAVVGESGSGKSVTSLTVMGLLADSANIERGALRFTTRDGQQHDLLSMKAEARRKLRGRDLAMIFQEPMTSLNPVLKVGDQLTEALLDHKICDAASADKKARELLRKVRIADVDRVMKSYPHSLSGGMRQRVMIAQALACDPQLLIADEPTTALDVTVQARILQILRDLQQQSDMAVLFITHDMGVVAEIADRVVVMYRGEIVEQGTVEQIFAAPQHPYTQSLLAAVPKLGDMRDSLWPKRFPLLGQATDPNNIEQVTARYDAEPLLDIRGLRVYYPIRSGILSTVTHHVHAVEQIDFNVWPGETLAIVGESGCGKSTTGRALLRLVQSEAESIHFQGNEISQMKERDFQPLRREMQMVFQDPYASLNPRLTVGFTIAEPLLLHGLVKSLEEATPQVQALLRSVGLLPEHARRYPHEFSGGQRQRIAIARAMALQPQVIIADEAVSALDVSIQAQVVNLMMDLQKKTGVSWIFISHDMAVVERIANRVAVMYLGQIVEIGPRQSVFNDPQHPYTRRLLASVPIADPTRRGTRQFDDSEIPSPLRKAGEAVAKTRYREVAPQHWVADNESAA, encoded by the coding sequence ATGACGGATATCATGCACGCGGGTGCCGCCACAGCACCCGGTAACGCCCCCAGACCTGTACTGGAAATCGACGATCTGAACGTTAGCTTTAGCGGCCGTTCCGGCACGCATCAGGCACTAAAAGGCATTTCCTTTACCGTCAATAAAGGGGAAGTGGTCGCCGTGGTGGGCGAAAGTGGTTCAGGCAAATCAGTGACATCACTCACCGTGATGGGGTTGCTGGCAGATTCTGCCAACATCGAACGTGGCGCGCTCCGTTTTACTACGCGCGACGGTCAACAACACGACCTGTTAAGCATGAAAGCAGAAGCACGCCGTAAGCTGCGCGGTCGCGATCTCGCCATGATTTTTCAGGAACCGATGACCTCACTCAATCCGGTGCTGAAAGTCGGCGATCAGCTTACCGAAGCCCTGCTTGATCACAAAATCTGTGATGCCGCCAGTGCAGACAAAAAAGCCCGTGAGCTACTGCGCAAGGTGCGCATTGCAGACGTCGATCGCGTGATGAAAAGCTACCCGCATTCGCTATCAGGCGGAATGCGCCAGCGTGTGATGATCGCACAGGCGCTGGCCTGCGACCCACAACTGCTGATTGCCGATGAACCGACCACCGCGTTGGATGTCACCGTGCAGGCGCGCATTCTGCAAATCCTGCGCGACCTGCAACAACAGAGCGACATGGCGGTATTGTTTATTACCCACGATATGGGCGTCGTCGCAGAAATCGCTGACCGCGTCGTAGTGATGTATCGCGGCGAAATCGTAGAGCAAGGCACTGTCGAACAGATTTTCGCTGCACCGCAGCACCCGTACACCCAATCGCTGCTGGCCGCCGTACCGAAACTGGGCGACATGCGCGATAGCCTGTGGCCGAAACGTTTCCCACTGTTGGGACAGGCTACCGACCCAAACAATATTGAACAAGTCACCGCCCGCTATGATGCCGAGCCGCTGTTAGATATTCGCGGGCTGCGCGTCTATTACCCCATACGCAGCGGGATTTTATCTACAGTGACCCACCACGTTCACGCGGTAGAGCAGATCGATTTCAACGTCTGGCCGGGCGAAACGTTGGCAATCGTCGGTGAAAGCGGCTGTGGTAAATCGACTACCGGACGTGCCTTACTGCGTCTGGTTCAGAGCGAGGCCGAAAGCATTCACTTTCAGGGCAACGAAATATCCCAGATGAAAGAGCGTGATTTCCAGCCGCTGCGCCGGGAAATGCAAATGGTGTTTCAAGACCCGTATGCCTCGCTCAATCCACGTCTGACGGTCGGTTTCACCATCGCCGAACCGCTGCTGCTACACGGTCTGGTGAAATCACTGGAAGAGGCGACACCGCAGGTGCAGGCGCTGCTCAGAAGTGTCGGTCTGCTGCCTGAGCACGCACGTCGTTACCCACACGAATTTTCCGGCGGACAGCGCCAGCGTATCGCGATCGCCCGTGCGATGGCGTTGCAGCCGCAGGTCATCATTGCTGACGAAGCCGTCTCGGCGCTCGATGTGTCAATTCAGGCGCAGGTCGTCAATCTGATGATGGACCTCCAGAAGAAAACCGGCGTGTCATGGATTTTCATCTCGCACGATATGGCGGTGGTTGAGCGTATCGCTAACCGCGTCGCGGTGATGTACCTCGGCCAAATTGTAGAGATCGGCCCGCGTCAGTCGGTGTTTAACGATCCGCAACATCCATATACCCGCCGCCTGTTGGCCTCGGTCCCGATTGCCGATCCAACCCGTCGCGGCACACGCCAGTTTGACGACAGCGAAATCCCCTCCCCCTTGCGTAAAGCAGGTGAGGCCGTCGCCAAAACGCGCTACCGAGAGGTTGCGCCGCAGCACTGGGTCGCCGACAACGAATCGGCAGCCTGA
- a CDS encoding glutathione ABC transporter substrate-binding protein: MKPFVRRSAVALGLSLCLAAVAQAQDLRISIYADITGLDPHDTSDTLSYSIQSGIFERLFQFDNKMKLVPRLATGYTSNDTATEFVVTLREGITFQDGAPFNADAVKANLDRLADQSKGLKRNSLFNMVQTVTVLSPTQVKIELNKSFGAFVNTLAHPSAVMHSPEALKKYPDEAQLRVHPVGTGPFKFTEWQQGKDVKLVKFDNYWQKGWPKVDSVTFYPTPEDSTRVASLKSGQVDAVYPLPSDLIGTVQNDSKLAIQRDPSIYQFWLAMNNLRPPLNDIRVRQALNYAINRDIWLKVGFAGMGVPASSAMAPDVQFFARQTSPNYTYNPEKAKALLKEAGYANGLSLKLWTTNRTDYIRSAQFFKQQLEQVGVKVTVTPMDSGMRNAKLFGVKDPKDAEFDLFYNGWSPSTGDADWALRPLFATESWVPVAYNVSYYSNPVTDKAITAGLATADADKRAAAYADAQRQIWQDAPVVFLGSPDNVVGKTKNLDGVYMLADGSLIFDQAEFK, encoded by the coding sequence ATGAAGCCATTCGTTCGCCGCTCCGCCGTTGCCCTCGGGCTCTCACTGTGTCTGGCTGCTGTTGCCCAGGCGCAAGACCTTCGTATTTCCATCTATGCCGATATCACCGGGCTCGACCCGCACGATACGTCGGACACGCTGAGCTACTCCATTCAGAGCGGCATCTTCGAGCGTCTGTTCCAGTTCGATAACAAAATGAAGCTGGTACCGCGTCTGGCGACGGGTTACACCAGCAACGATACCGCCACCGAGTTTGTCGTTACGCTGCGTGAAGGCATCACCTTCCAGGACGGCGCGCCATTCAACGCTGATGCCGTTAAAGCCAACCTCGACCGTCTGGCGGATCAGAGCAAAGGCTTAAAGCGCAACAGCTTGTTTAACATGGTGCAAACCGTCACCGTGCTGTCGCCAACACAGGTCAAAATTGAACTGAACAAATCCTTCGGTGCCTTTGTGAACACGCTGGCGCACCCGTCGGCCGTGATGCACAGCCCGGAAGCGCTGAAGAAATATCCAGACGAAGCACAGCTGCGCGTACATCCGGTCGGGACGGGTCCGTTCAAGTTCACCGAATGGCAGCAGGGTAAAGACGTGAAGCTGGTGAAATTCGACAACTACTGGCAGAAAGGCTGGCCGAAAGTCGACAGCGTGACCTTCTACCCAACGCCGGAAGATTCCACCCGCGTAGCCTCACTGAAATCGGGCCAGGTTGATGCGGTCTATCCGCTGCCTTCCGACCTGATCGGTACCGTACAAAACGACAGCAAGCTGGCGATTCAGCGCGACCCAAGTATTTATCAGTTCTGGCTGGCGATGAATAACCTGCGTCCGCCGCTGAACGATATCCGCGTACGTCAGGCGCTCAACTACGCTATCAACCGCGACATCTGGCTGAAAGTGGGCTTTGCTGGCATGGGCGTTCCGGCTTCCTCCGCGATGGCTCCAGACGTGCAGTTCTTCGCACGCCAGACCTCGCCGAACTACACCTACAACCCAGAAAAAGCCAAGGCGCTGCTGAAAGAGGCGGGCTACGCCAACGGTCTGAGCCTGAAACTGTGGACGACGAACCGCACCGACTACATCCGCAGTGCACAGTTCTTCAAACAGCAGTTAGAGCAGGTTGGTGTCAAAGTCACCGTCACCCCGATGGATTCCGGGATGCGTAACGCCAAGCTGTTCGGCGTAAAAGATCCGAAAGATGCCGAATTTGACCTGTTCTACAACGGCTGGTCTCCGTCTACCGGTGATGCTGACTGGGCGCTGCGTCCACTGTTTGCTACAGAATCCTGGGTGCCGGTTGCTTACAACGTCTCCTACTACAGCAATCCGGTCACAGATAAAGCGATTACTGCTGGGTTAGCGACGGCCGATGCAGACAAACGTGCTGCCGCTTACGCTGATGCACAGCGCCAGATTTGGCAGGATGCACCTGTGGTCTTCCTGGGCTCGCCGGACAACGTTGTCGGTAAAACCAAGAACCTCGACGGCGTGTACATGCTGGCAGATGGCTCGCTGATCTTCGATCAGGCTGAATTTAAGTAA
- a CDS encoding ABC transporter permease: MFAYIVRRLLEMIPVLLVVSLLVFGFIKLLPGDPARIYAGADATIEAVEAARQQLGLNDPLPQQYVHWLGGLFSGDLGVTYRTQQPVIDVISKSFMPTMWLALAGFVWSVLLGLLIGVVSALKRGKWQDWTLMSFAVGGISMPPFWLGLLLIQFVAMPFGVFSVSGFNQPSDIILPALTLGASVAAVMARFTRSAFLEVAQEDYVRTARSKGLRNRLVTWKHVMRNALIPVITMLGLQFGFLLGGSIVVESVFSWPGLGWLLIESIKTQDQPVIQALVMLFVFEFIVINLLVDLLYAVVNPAIRLR; encoded by the coding sequence ATGTTTGCTTATATCGTCCGACGTTTGCTGGAAATGATCCCGGTTCTGCTGGTGGTCTCCCTGTTAGTGTTCGGTTTTATCAAACTGCTGCCGGGTGACCCGGCACGGATTTACGCCGGTGCTGACGCAACCATTGAGGCGGTGGAAGCCGCCCGTCAGCAGTTAGGGTTGAATGACCCGCTACCGCAGCAGTATGTCCACTGGCTCGGCGGCCTGTTCAGCGGCGATCTGGGTGTGACATACCGCACGCAGCAGCCCGTCATCGATGTCATCAGCAAGAGCTTCATGCCAACCATGTGGCTGGCGCTGGCAGGTTTCGTCTGGTCGGTGCTGCTCGGCCTGCTGATCGGCGTGGTATCCGCGCTCAAGCGGGGAAAATGGCAGGATTGGACGCTGATGAGCTTCGCCGTCGGTGGGATTTCCATGCCGCCGTTCTGGCTCGGCCTGTTGCTAATCCAATTTGTGGCCATGCCGTTCGGCGTCTTCTCCGTCAGCGGCTTTAATCAGCCCAGCGACATCATTCTGCCGGCGCTGACGCTCGGGGCATCGGTCGCCGCCGTGATGGCGCGTTTTACCCGCTCCGCGTTTCTGGAAGTCGCACAGGAAGATTACGTGCGCACCGCGCGCTCTAAGGGGCTACGCAATCGGCTGGTCACCTGGAAGCATGTGATGCGGAACGCGCTGATCCCTGTTATCACCATGCTCGGGCTGCAATTCGGCTTCCTGCTCGGTGGCTCCATCGTGGTGGAGAGCGTATTTAGCTGGCCGGGACTGGGTTGGCTGTTGATTGAATCGATCAAAACGCAGGATCAGCCGGTCATTCAAGCGCTGGTGATGCTGTTCGTATTTGAATTTATTGTCATTAACCTGTTGGTGGACCTGCTGTACGCGGTGGTCAATCCGGCGATTCGCCTACGTTAG
- a CDS encoding ABC transporter permease subunit — MNLPSEPVVAAATLDEETIRSPWRDFVQVFIRNPMALVSSGFVLLLVLVAIFAPWLAPWNPMEPDWMALASPPSAAHWMGTDDLGRDVMSRIIYGARISLYIGIFSVTLGMLVGIVLGLLAGYYGRWVDTLIMRGSDVLFAFPGMLLAIAVVAILGPGLNNVIIAVAVFSVPVFARIVRASTLSLKQAAYVEAVRCAGAPDRVVLMRHILPGTLPNVIVYFTMRIGTSILTAAGLSFIGLGPEPDVPEWGNILAMSRSLMMAGAWHVSVFPGLAIFFTVLAFNLLGDALRDTLDPKLKS, encoded by the coding sequence ATGAACCTGCCTTCCGAACCCGTCGTGGCCGCTGCCACGCTTGATGAAGAGACGATACGTTCGCCGTGGCGCGATTTCGTTCAGGTCTTTATCCGTAACCCGATGGCGCTGGTGTCCAGCGGCTTCGTCCTGCTGCTGGTACTGGTCGCGATTTTCGCCCCTTGGCTGGCACCGTGGAACCCGATGGAGCCCGACTGGATGGCGCTGGCTTCACCGCCTTCGGCGGCGCACTGGATGGGTACCGACGACCTTGGACGCGATGTGATGAGCCGTATCATTTACGGCGCACGCATCTCGTTATACATCGGTATTTTCTCCGTCACGCTCGGCATGCTGGTCGGTATCGTGCTCGGCCTGCTGGCGGGGTACTACGGCCGCTGGGTGGATACGCTGATCATGCGCGGTTCCGACGTGCTGTTCGCCTTCCCCGGCATGCTGCTGGCGATTGCAGTCGTTGCGATCCTCGGCCCAGGTCTGAATAACGTGATTATCGCTGTCGCCGTCTTCAGCGTACCCGTCTTCGCCCGCATCGTGCGAGCCTCCACGCTGTCGCTGAAACAGGCAGCTTATGTGGAAGCCGTGCGCTGCGCCGGTGCGCCGGATCGCGTCGTGCTGATGCGCCACATCCTGCCCGGCACGCTGCCTAACGTGATCGTCTATTTCACCATGCGTATCGGCACCAGCATCCTGACCGCGGCAGGGCTGAGCTTCATCGGCCTTGGCCCGGAGCCGGACGTACCAGAATGGGGCAATATTCTGGCGATGAGCCGTAGCCTGATGATGGCGGGCGCGTGGCACGTCAGCGTGTTCCCCGGTCTGGCGATTTTCTTCACCGTGCTGGCGTTTAACCTGCTCGGGGATGCGCTGCGTGATACGCTCGACCCCAAACTGAAAAGCTGA
- a CDS encoding P1 family peptidase, which yields MHGDHPMNDYHQQQQALLLQRWKTTRQLGTPRSASGPHNSISDVAGVRVGHCTLAAGEVQTGVTAIVPPGENLFTQPLPCGAAVLNGFAKPVGLVQIEELGQLQTPILLSNTLATGTLFTTLVRDAISRNPELGRTLPTVNPLALECNDGWLNDIQALAVTEPMARQALDSATDRFARGSVGAGRGMSCFSLKGGIGTASRLIPELNATLGVLVLANFGTLSALTLDGVQMGDAIAPILPGLAPQQDAGSIIIIMATDAPLDARQLKRIAKRAGAGLGRLGSYWGHGSGDIAVAFSTCPQPQPPEDAQLESLLSAAADATEHAVLDAMLQADAVTGFRGHHRPTLPQALDKLAAALSSVGHSPVGN from the coding sequence ATGCACGGCGATCATCCGATGAACGACTATCACCAGCAGCAGCAGGCGCTGTTGCTACAACGCTGGAAGACGACGCGGCAACTGGGTACGCCGCGCTCGGCCAGCGGGCCGCATAACAGCATTAGCGATGTGGCAGGCGTGCGCGTCGGCCACTGCACGCTGGCGGCAGGCGAAGTGCAAACCGGCGTCACGGCGATTGTGCCGCCCGGTGAAAACCTGTTTACCCAACCTCTACCCTGCGGCGCGGCGGTGCTAAACGGCTTCGCTAAACCCGTCGGGCTGGTGCAGATTGAGGAATTGGGGCAACTGCAAACGCCTATTCTTCTCAGCAATACACTGGCAACCGGCACGCTGTTTACCACGCTTGTGCGTGACGCGATTTCCCGCAACCCTGAACTAGGTCGCACGCTGCCGACGGTGAATCCGCTGGCACTGGAGTGCAACGACGGTTGGCTGAACGACATTCAGGCGCTGGCCGTGACGGAACCTATGGCGCGGCAGGCGCTGGACAGTGCAACAGACCGCTTTGCACGCGGCAGCGTCGGTGCCGGACGTGGCATGAGTTGCTTTAGCCTGAAAGGCGGCATCGGCACGGCATCTCGCCTGATTCCCGAATTAAACGCCACGCTCGGCGTGCTGGTGCTGGCAAACTTCGGCACACTTTCCGCGCTGACGCTGGACGGTGTACAGATGGGAGATGCCATCGCCCCCATTCTACCGGGTCTCGCGCCACAGCAGGATGCCGGATCGATCATCATTATTATGGCGACGGATGCCCCGCTCGACGCCCGCCAGCTCAAACGCATTGCCAAACGCGCTGGCGCAGGATTAGGTCGGCTCGGCAGCTACTGGGGACACGGTTCCGGCGATATCGCCGTGGCATTCTCCACCTGCCCACAGCCACAGCCGCCGGAGGATGCTCAGCTTGAATCATTGTTAAGCGCCGCCGCCGACGCCACCGAACACGCGGTGCTCGACGCCATGCTTCAGGCAGACGCCGTGACCGGTTTTCGCGGCCATCATCGCCCAACGCTGCCACAGGCGTTGGATAAGCTAGCCGCAGCTCTCTCTTCCGTAGGACATTCTCCCGTAGGAAATTAA
- a CDS encoding M55 family metallopeptidase, translated as MKIFISADIEGIAGVMRPEQCSPGTAEYQLARGLMEQEVNAAIDGAFAGGATEVVVADSHAAMVNLRAENIDARARLVQGKPRGYSMVEGLEQQQYDGLMFIGYHSAAGEFGVLSHTINGRAFYRVRINGEIMGESDIYAAAGVEQKTPLWLVSGDDTLQSWVARYYPATDYACVKRAISQHAAESLSTEQARQVIRDAAKAAVEKAHRTLNSRIQAPYRLELMVAKPVLADLFCLLPNIERLDAITVGYTAQSMREITSLLGAFSYLATTQN; from the coding sequence ATGAAAATTTTTATCTCCGCCGATATTGAAGGGATCGCAGGCGTCATGCGCCCAGAGCAGTGCAGCCCCGGCACTGCGGAATACCAGCTGGCACGCGGCCTGATGGAACAAGAAGTGAATGCCGCCATCGACGGCGCGTTCGCGGGTGGCGCAACAGAAGTGGTGGTCGCCGACAGCCATGCCGCAATGGTTAACCTACGTGCGGAGAATATCGACGCCCGCGCCCGGCTGGTACAGGGCAAACCGCGCGGCTACTCCATGGTCGAAGGATTGGAGCAGCAGCAGTACGATGGTCTGATGTTCATCGGCTACCACAGCGCCGCGGGCGAATTTGGCGTGTTATCGCACACCATCAACGGCCGCGCCTTCTACCGCGTGCGCATCAACGGTGAAATCATGGGCGAGAGCGATATCTACGCTGCCGCCGGGGTGGAACAGAAGACGCCACTCTGGTTGGTCAGTGGCGACGACACGCTCCAGAGCTGGGTCGCCCGCTACTACCCTGCCACCGACTACGCCTGCGTCAAACGCGCTATCTCACAGCACGCGGCGGAATCCCTCAGCACCGAACAGGCGCGTCAGGTGATTCGTGACGCAGCCAAGGCCGCGGTGGAAAAAGCACACCGTACCTTAAATTCGCGGATTCAGGCACCTTACCGTCTCGAACTGATGGTGGCAAAACCGGTGCTGGCCGATCTATTCTGTCTGCTGCCGAACATTGAACGTTTGGATGCCATAACCGTAGGTTATACGGCGCAGAGCATGCGCGAAATCACCAGTCTGCTGGGTGCATTTTCCTATCTGGCGACAACGCAAAACTGA